The following is a genomic window from Lathyrus oleraceus cultivar Zhongwan6 unplaced genomic scaffold, CAAS_Psat_ZW6_1.0 chrUn0525, whole genome shotgun sequence.
gggcagaacctctttctttgtgctttcaaactgctcaaacaaattctgtCATACGTCAAtaactattgagtttaagacgagtgcccgaaaattatgctagcacgattcattaatcctaCAAAAGCATCCGTTGGCTAAGCTGTGGCCATCAAACTGGATAGGatcctcctttgacaacatctatcataaaatatttggttgagttctcggtgttgaggaatcatgagcttccataaaaagcctttacaaactcccagtctgcccagtgtcagcattctcataatcatgatcattcatatatcatgcataaaaggaaattcaaatcatgcatagccgaaatgtacttcgtgctcattttgcattgacccaggtcttgttgtcgatcctagatcctttgacctctaattccagcttgtctttggtatccctaaaccaacatccggttttcacggtcattttcaagtccaattgttgttggcaaaatccgttaaagggtggttgtagtccattgcttacggtcagagTCCAATTGTTGTCATTCCAGtatcaggtcatacttgaacctgctctgaagagtttttccaatttttgttcaatactattcaggtcatgtatgaacctgttgttgagcttttattccggggtcaggtcatacttgaacctgctctgaagagtttttccaatttttgttcaacactattcaggtcatgtatgaacctgttgttgagcttttattccggggtccggtcatacttgaacctgctctgaagagtttttccaatttttgttcaatactattcaggccatgtatgaacctgttgttgagcttttattccggggtccggtcatacttgaacctgctctgaagagtttttccaatttttgttcaatactattcaggtcatgtatgaacctgttgttgaacttttattccggtgtcaggtcatacttgaacctgctctgaagagtttttccaatttttgttcaatactattcaggtcatgtatgaacctgttgttgagccttttattccggggtcaggtcatacttgaacctgctctgaagattttcctctgtttgttcaataccattcaggtcatgtatgaacctgtaGTTGAACtcttattccggtgtcaggtcatacttgaacctgctctgaagattttcctctgtttgttcaataccattcagatcatgtatgaacctgtagctgaacccttattccggtgtcaggtcatacatgaacctgttctgatGAGTTTTTTCTCCTTGATTATTCcccagtgttgtcaggtcatatatgaacttgttgtagcatcttttcctttattcgggtttagtaagtcatgtgtgaatttactaccgaaatcccttgtattctaagtgtcgtttatcaaatctcactttgaatactccccagtgtgtgcctgattctccagcaggactgtttccccagcaagttgttttttaccccatttgtctgtctccctgtggatcatcagtattccccacatgttggtctgtctagtagcatctcctgtcaggggtccaccatatccctagcagggAAGAAAATTAAAAATCACAAATAAAGAAAATCATGCATCCACGCATATCATgtcatgcatatcatatcatatcacaccatgtcatagggattcaggatcaaaatccgggtcttcttagtatttaaccatctcccactatgatcatatgaagagtgtcctgcttcatattctctagtagaagatacttaaataggggcaactgtcataccccgattttggtcctgaatttttttattttgtttggcacttggcctaaaaattcatttgcatacattcattcccaactccatatttttgttacacattgatcattgtctatgcctttttgatcatggtgcttttgactataaaatggattttaatcatttgacttttgaatttttcaatttttgattttaatttcaaattaagtttaattcccaaatttcaatttaattttaattgttatttttactaatgattcaaaactctaattgattttaattttcaaatagatgttagaattgatatcaaagtaattttagcaaattatgaattaatttgattttaatttggttttttacggattttttattattatttaaattgatatttagattagtattatttctaaaaatccattttataatcaaacATGATCCATTTCCCATCCATAGTgcatttcaaatcaaaatagtACATACTCATTTCATAATATTCAATAATATTTAActttcaaacatttccaaactcattttcatacataTATTTTCATTTAACATTTAAGCATAACAATGCATCACATCCATATCCTACAACAACTCCAACACACTcactcaaaaaaaaaaaaaggaaaaaaaacaaaATCCAATAATAACACAATAATCCATTCTCAGTGTAATCTCAAATGGGTGAACCAAACACGTCCCAAGGGAATGGACACTGAACTTCTCTCACTTCATCTTTATTTGGAGATCCCGTTTTTTTGAAGTGCTGAAATTTAAAGGAGGAATTACTATAACTCCACAGCAGAATACATTTGGGATTCCTTCATCCAAAAAGAGGCAATTGGCGCAAACCATCATGGGACCTCATAATCTTGGTTTGAATAACACTGAGTTTGGTAGGGTTAAGCAAGTCAGACTTTCAACCATATTGCAGCACTCCCTTAACGGAAGTGATACCGGCTCCGCGAGATCACCTGCTCCTGCACCAAAACTAGTCCTACATCAAAATTACCTGCAAAACTTCCATGACAGAAAAACATAGTATAACAGCAGCAAGCCAATTGGAATCACTCAAATTGCCGTAAGTGAGTGTCGGCATTGTCATTACAGCAAACATAACCATAACCTgcaaaagaaacacacaaatcCTCCTGCTTCCTCCAATTCTAAGAACCTGAAACAACCTCGAAATTGGATTCCTGAAGCGACTTCGTCGAATTGAAACGAAACCCAAATTGAAAGTTCCAGACCAAATTGTGTTTTACACGCGCATAGGAAGATCAGAGTCAAGGAGTAATAAATCGTGGATCGAAATCAAGAAGACTTACCGACTCGGAGTTTCGTCGCGGAGGCTACAGGCTTTTCCTTCTTTATCTGCCCGGAGCTGTTTGGTTCTCTAAAAGGCACCTGCTTAACGATCGGCTAAGGCTGTTATGATGTTGAAGCAGGGTGTGGTTCACGATGGTTCTGTTTTCGTCATGACAGTGGGAGAGGGTTGTGGAAGTACTGAAAGAGGTTGAAAAAAAAATTAGAGAAATTGCTTGAAGTCCTGGAAGTTCTTTTCGGTTCTGGATGCTGTTAGTTTGTTCTCGCTGGCTCTTGCGTTGCAGTGTTTGGTTCTGTTGCGGCAATTGAATTCAACATCATCACATCAAGAATAAAACTGATATTATAAACTTCCGTTACATTACATGCATATAATAGAAACTCTTACTCAGCTTCTTCAACAGTAGCTTCAATTCGAAGAAGAGCATAATCCAACAGCAACACCAACAAGAGTAAGTCCATTCATAATAGCCGCAATCTGAAAAATCTCACCTGCAGCATTGCATTTTGAAGCAAGCGCACCACCACCTCTACCACTTCTTCTTCCTCCGTTATATATTGAACTCCTCACTTTTGCGAAAGCTAGTTCACTGGAAACAGGAACTCCTAGTGATGCCACAGTGTTGTGCTGAGCTTGCAATCCGTTAAAAGAATTGAGTGCTGTGATGAACTTCACATTATGACCCTTCCTGTTGTTCCTTGATTTGGAACCGGTGACTGAGCTTCCTACAACAGTGATTGTAGATGGAGATGCTGCTGAGGCTGAGGCCATTTTTATTATCTGTGAAATATGAGAAAAAGTTTAGAGAAATATTGAATTGATGAGATGAAACTATAAGGAAAGTAAATGCAATAACCTCTTTTGTCTCGTCGTAACTTCCACTGTAATAACATCCAAAGTCAGTCCGGCCATGCTCTTCAACCTGTGATAGTAAGAGATCATTAACTGAAGAAGATTCTCAGTCAAAATTAGTTAGTGATCAGGGTCCTTACCAAAGCATGAGGTGCGACAATTAGTATTCGGAAAAACCCGAGTTTGAATTCTGACTGAAACAATCTTTGACCAGGATGTATATTAACTTTGTTTCCCCTAACAATCATGAATATCTGGCAGGTTTTTGCCAAAGGTGTTGGCAAGGATTTGGTTGTACTTATGGCTGCAAGAGCATCAAGGATGGAGAACCAAGATGCAATTGATTGCGCAATCGTTTCAATGTTGGCAGACCCAAAGGAGGTACAGACTCTTCAAAGTTTGTTTTCCATCATGTTGTGTAGTTGAAATTTGGTTAGTCTACTAATAGTCCTTTGGTTTCGCAAGGCACGAGCTGGAATAAAAGAAGTTCATTTCCTTCCGTTTAATCCAACTGATAAAAGAACTGCCCTTACATACATTGATGGTGCTGGTAATATGCACAGGGTTAGCAAAGGTGCACCAGAGCAGGTAATACATAATTCATTCTCGCTTTTCAAGAACCACGCAACCTACCGATCATTGATAAACTTTTCTCATATACTGTGTAGATTCTCAATCTTGCACAAAACAAGGCAGAAATCGAACGGAAGGTTCATGCGATGATTGACAA
Proteins encoded in this region:
- the LOC127114502 gene encoding plasma membrane ATPase 2, translated to MRKRCILTLFPLTIMNIWQVFAKGVGKDLVVLMAARASRMENQDAIDCAIVSMLADPKEARAGIKEVHFLPFNPTDKRTALTYIDGAGNMHRVSKGAPEQILNLAQNKAEIERKVHAMIDKFAERGLRSLGIARQEVPEGSKESAGGPWEFVALLPLFDPPRHDSAETIRRALDLGVSVKMITGDQLAIGKETGRRLGMGTNMYPSSSLLGENKDQLGAVSIDDLIEKADGFADRGYFVFS